A part of bacterium genomic DNA contains:
- a CDS encoding NAD(P)H-dependent glycerol-3-phosphate dehydrogenase: MKVSILGAGNWGTTLAIMLSSRANVWLWSIEEITDRENKKYLPGYKIPSSITILGDLKRVVKDSNLLIFALPSQSLRSVAKQLTPKSDVVLLSVTKGIENQSLKRMSEILVDETGVSPDKVCVLSGPTIAREVVRGIPTACVVAGNNESAIALVQQLFNSPSFRVYTSFDVIGVELGGALKNIIAIAAGICDGLGLGANSKGAILTRGIREITRLGVALGAEQETFAGLSGMGDLITTAFSKDSRNRWLGEQIGSGVSLKEALGKMVEVAEGVPTTLAAVELSRRYNVSMPITYEVYKVLFENKPPAQSLRNLMTREPKPEQL; the protein is encoded by the coding sequence ATGAAAGTCTCTATTCTAGGTGCAGGCAATTGGGGGACTACCCTTGCTATAATGCTATCATCCAGAGCAAATGTTTGGCTTTGGTCAATAGAGGAAATAACAGACAGAGAGAATAAAAAGTATCTACCAGGTTATAAAATACCAAGCAGTATCACAATTTTAGGCGACCTTAAGAGGGTTGTAAAAGATTCTAATTTACTAATTTTTGCACTCCCTTCCCAATCTTTGCGTAGCGTGGCAAAACAACTGACTCCCAAGTCTGATGTGGTTCTTTTATCTGTAACTAAAGGCATTGAAAACCAAAGTCTTAAAAGGATGTCAGAAATTTTGGTTGATGAGACAGGGGTCTCACCTGACAAGGTTTGTGTGTTATCAGGTCCTACAATTGCGAGAGAAGTAGTGAGAGGGATACCAACAGCTTGTGTAGTTGCAGGGAATAATGAATCTGCTATTGCTCTTGTTCAGCAGTTATTTAATTCACCTTCATTTAGAGTTTATACAAGTTTTGATGTAATTGGTGTAGAGCTTGGTGGTGCATTAAAGAATATAATTGCAATTGCAGCCGGTATCTGTGACGGGTTAGGACTTGGTGCCAACTCAAAAGGTGCTATATTGACAAGAGGGATACGCGAGATTACGAGACTTGGAGTAGCTTTGGGTGCAGAACAAGAGACATTTGCAGGTCTGTCAGGAATGGGTGACCTCATAACAACAGCGTTTAGTAAAGACTCAAGAAACCGGTGGCTTGGTGAGCAAATTGGTAGTGGTGTATCGCTTAAGGAGGCACTTGGTAAAATGGTTGAAGTAGCAGAGGGTGTGCCTACAACATTGGCTGCAGTTGAGCTATCAAGACGCTACAATGTATCTATGCCAATAACATATGAGGTATATAAAGTACTATTCGAAAATAAACCACCAGCTCAGAGTCTGCGTAACTTAATGACAAGGGAGCCAAAGCCTGAGCAATTGTAA
- a CDS encoding ferredoxin: MRIIIDKEACSGCGVCESLCPDVFQVQEDEKAHIVNPEGCDGCDCQEVVDSCPTEAISIQEE, from the coding sequence ATGCGTATAATAATAGATAAAGAAGCTTGCAGTGGATGTGGTGTATGTGAGTCTCTATGTCCTGATGTGTTTCAAGTCCAAGAGGACGAGAAAGCACATATTGTTAACCCTGAAGGTTGTGATGGGTGTGACTGCCAGGAAGTAGTTGATTCATGTCCAACTGAGGCAATTTCTATACAGGAAGAATAA
- the plsY gene encoding glycerol-3-phosphate 1-O-acyltransferase PlsY, whose protein sequence is MGYLTSFIVGLGFGSIPFGYIFAKLGRGIDIREHGSKNIGATNVWRICGKPLGITVFLLDAIKGFLPTFIFSHWFGTNPAIISGIGAILGHSFTPWLKFKGGKGVSTGLGVFIGLTPLGALIAFLVWCILLLALRWVSVASMGAATVLVVFIFIRDGISPIFFIVIVAFVLIIYLHRSNILRLIQGSEPRIGR, encoded by the coding sequence ATGGGTTATTTAACTTCTTTTATCGTAGGACTTGGATTTGGTAGCATTCCATTTGGCTATATTTTTGCTAAATTAGGGCGTGGTATTGACATACGTGAACACGGTAGTAAAAACATAGGGGCTACAAATGTATGGCGTATTTGTGGCAAGCCACTCGGTATAACTGTCTTTCTACTTGATGCAATAAAAGGCTTTTTACCTACTTTTATATTCAGCCATTGGTTTGGTACAAATCCAGCAATCATTAGTGGGATAGGTGCAATTCTTGGTCATTCATTTACACCATGGCTTAAATTTAAGGGTGGTAAAGGTGTTTCAACTGGACTCGGTGTTTTCATAGGACTTACACCACTTGGTGCATTGATTGCATTTTTAGTGTGGTGTATACTTCTCTTAGCTTTAAGATGGGTCTCAGTTGCCTCTATGGGTGCAGCGACAGTTCTTGTAGTTTTTATATTTATAAGGGATGGTATATCACCAATATTTTTTATAGTTATTGTTGCTTTTGTTCTCATCATTTACCTCCATCGTTCTAACATCCTTCGCCTAATCCAAGGCAGTGAACCGCGGATTGGTAGATAA
- the rsmI gene encoding 16S rRNA (cytidine(1402)-2'-O)-methyltransferase, which produces MKIAPCLYLVSTPIGNLGDITLRAIKVLKSVDLIVAEDTRRTKILLKHYNIDKPMTSFHDHNKFERTPLIISELKSGKSIALVSDSGTPGVSDPGFYLVREAIKSNLRVTSIPGPSAAISGLVCSGLPTDRFVFEGFLPRRSGMRKKRLKELVNESRTMVFFEAPHRLVHFMKDTLEVLGDRRVALIRELTKKFEEVKRGVLSELIDYYSHNQPRGEFVIVMEGTDRRS; this is translated from the coding sequence ATGAAGATTGCGCCCTGCTTGTATCTTGTATCAACTCCCATTGGTAATCTTGGAGACATAACCTTAAGAGCGATAAAAGTGCTTAAGAGTGTAGACCTTATTGTAGCTGAAGATACGAGACGGACAAAGATTCTATTAAAACATTATAATATTGATAAGCCAATGACAAGTTTTCATGACCATAATAAATTTGAGCGTACCCCGTTAATTATTAGTGAACTCAAATCTGGCAAAAGTATTGCACTTGTGTCAGATTCTGGTACACCTGGTGTATCTGACCCTGGTTTTTATCTTGTAAGGGAGGCTATAAAATCTAATCTACGTGTGACTTCAATCCCGGGGCCAAGTGCTGCTATCTCTGGGCTCGTATGTTCCGGGTTGCCAACTGACAGGTTTGTATTTGAGGGCTTTTTACCAAGAAGGAGTGGTATGCGTAAGAAGCGGCTAAAGGAGCTTGTTAATGAGTCACGCACTATGGTATTTTTTGAAGCACCTCACAGACTTGTGCATTTTATGAAGGATACACTTGAAGTGCTTGGCGACCGCAGAGTTGCACTCATTCGGGAGTTGACAAAGAAGTTTGAAGAAGTGAAGCGAGGTGTACTATCTGAACTAATTGATTATTACTCCCATAATCAACCGAGGGGTGAATTTGTCATTGTTATGGAAGGAACTGACAGGCGATCTTAA
- a CDS encoding CDP-alcohol phosphatidyltransferase family protein, whose product MKALKEWVRKVLLPVTRVFSKLHPNWLTVIGLLVTIFASLFYGHGIFWAGGLLLLVGGLFDVIDGEVAKLTGKASKFGAFLDSCIDRYSDFIVLFGIFCWYITTDSHRWTLNFASILVLLTILGSYMVSYTRARAEGIGIECKVGFGERAFRVPIIIIGSFLGPKIFLSFLLFLTCLTNLTAWYRMYWVYKHRE is encoded by the coding sequence ATGAAAGCACTAAAAGAATGGGTTAGGAAGGTTCTCTTACCTGTAACAAGGGTCTTTAGCAAATTGCATCCAAATTGGCTGACTGTTATTGGGCTACTTGTAACTATTTTTGCAAGTCTCTTTTACGGACATGGTATTTTCTGGGCTGGTGGCTTATTATTACTTGTTGGTGGCTTATTTGATGTCATTGACGGTGAAGTTGCTAAGCTTACGGGTAAGGCATCAAAATTTGGTGCTTTCCTTGACTCCTGCATAGACCGGTATTCTGATTTTATAGTGTTATTTGGGATATTTTGTTGGTATATAACCACGGATAGCCACAGATGGACACTGAATTTTGCGTCAATACTCGTTTTGTTGACCATTCTTGGCTCTTATATGGTAAGCTATACAAGGGCGAGGGCTGAAGGTATAGGAATTGAATGTAAGGTTGGATTTGGGGAGCGTGCATTTAGGGTGCCAATAATTATAATTGGCAGTTTTTTGGGACCTAAAATATTTCTTAGTTTTTTATTATTTTTAACTTGCTTGACAAACCTAACTGCATGGTATAGAATGTATTGGGTATATAAACACAGAGAGTGA
- a CDS encoding nucleotidyltransferase domain-containing protein, protein MGNKLLNKIVNGIKKYKEVEAIIVFGSYAKGNTKPISDIDIAAIVRNPNPNIEAEIGSFCSKNIDVVLYHRLPLYFQYIKKACIFKKSYST, encoded by the coding sequence ATGGGGAATAAATTACTTAATAAAATTGTTAATGGAATTAAAAAATATAAAGAAGTAGAAGCAATTATTGTTTTTGGTTCGTATGCGAAAGGTAATACAAAACCAATTTCTGATATAGATATTGCTGCAATTGTAAGAAATCCGAATCCTAATATAGAAGCCGAAATAGGGTCTTTTTGTAGCAAAAATATTGATGTAGTATTATATCATCGCCTTCCATTGTATTTTCAATACATTAAAAAGGCTTGTATTTTTAAGAAATCTTATAGCACATGA